The Bacillota bacterium DNA window GAGGCGCTCTTCCGGACGCAGCCGGTGCTGGCCGGGCTCCGCCCCGACGGCCTCCTCCTGGTCAACACCGCCCGCCCGGAGACAAGCATCCGCCGCGAGACCGGCTGGTCAGGAAGGCTGGCCCGGGTGGACGCCCTGGCCATCGCGGTGGAGGAGAAGACGCGCGTCAACACCGCCATGCTGGGCGCCATGGCCCGGCTCCTGCCCTTCCTCGAGCCGGAGCTGCTCCGCCAGGCGCTCCGCTCCACCTTCGCCAGGAAGCACCCCGAGGTGGTGGAGCCCAACCTCCGCACCTTCGACCGCGGCTACCGCGAGGTGGAGATCTCGGAGCCGGTGGAGACGGCCGATCTGCCTCCGACGCCGGAGCACCTGCTCCGCGCCGGCCGCGAGCCGCGCTGGGGCTACCGGAACGCCCCCATCGGCGGCCTGATCCTGGACCCCGGCAACACCGTGCTCAACGACGTCAGCGCCTATCGGACAGGCTTCCTGCCCGCCTTCGAGCGCGCGAAGTGCATCGACTGCGGTCTCTGCGAGCTGGCCTGCCCGGACTTCGCCATCGTCGGCGAGGACCGCGAGGTCCGCCGCCGCCTGATCCGGGCGGTGGTCGGCGTGGACTACCGGTACTGCAAGGGCTGCATGCGCTGCGTGGCCGTCTGCCCGACGGGGGCGCTGGTCCGCTTGCGCGAGGAAGAGGGCTACGCCGCCGCCCACCGGGTGGCGCGCTTCCCCCACCTGGAGGAGGTGGCCCTCCATGGCCATCGGCAAGGTTGACGCGGCCCGGCGCCGGGAGCGCGTGGAGCAGCGCCGCGCCTTCCTGAGCGGCAACGAGGCGGCCGCCGAGGCGGCGCGCCAGATCGACTTCCACGTGATGGGCTACTTCCCCATCACGCCCTCGACCGAGATCCCCGAGAACATCGACGCCATGTACGCCGAGGGCGAGCACCACATCCGCATGATCCCCGCCGACGGCGAGCACGGGGCGGCCGGCATCTGCTTCGGCGCCGCGGTGGGCGGCGGGCGGGTGCTCAACGCCACCTCGGCGCAGGGGCTGCTCTTCTCGCTGGAGGAGCTGCCCGTCCAGGCGGGGCTCCGCCTGCCCATGGTGCTCAACCTGGTGACGCGGACGGTGAGCGGGCCGCTCGACATCCACGGCGACCACTCCGACCTCTACTACACGCTGAACACGGGCTGGCTGATCCTCTTCGCCCGCGACCCGCAGGCGGTCTACGACATGAACCTGCTCGCCGTCCGGCTGGGCGAGCACCCGGAGGTCCGGCTGCCGGTGATCGTCGCCCAGGACGGCTTCTTCACCAGCCATCAGAAGCGGCCGCTCCACCTCCTCCCGGACGAGGCCGCCCGCGCCTTCGTCGGCGAGCCCGAAGACAGGGTGGGGGCGCTCGACCCGCGCCACCCGGTGACCGTCGGCGCGTACATGAACGAACCCGACCAGATCCAGAACAAGATGCAGCTCCACTTGGCCATGGAGGCGGCGCGCCGCGTCCTGCCCGGGCTCTGGGAGGAGTACGCGCGCCTGACCGGCCGCCGCTACGGCTTCGTCGACGCCTACCGGACGGAGGACGCCGAGGCGGTCGTCGTCCTCCTCGGCTCGGCGGCAGAGACGGCGAAGGATGCGGCGGACGCGCTGCGCGAGGAAGGCTTCCGCGTCGGCGTCCTGACGCTCGACGCGCTCCGGCCCTTCCCCGCGGAGGAGATCGCGCGGGCGCTGGCCGGGGCCGGGGTGGTGCTGATCGGCGACCGGGCCGACAGCTACGGCTCCGGTGGCGGCAACCTGGCCCACGAGGTGCGGGCGGCGCTGCAGCAGGCGGGCGAGACCCCGCTGACCCTCAGCCGCATCTACGGCCTCGGCGGCCGCGACTTCACCCGCGCCGACGCGCGCCACCTCTTCCTGGAGGCGCTGGAGGCGAGGAGGCGGCCCGGCTCGGTGCCGGTCTTCGACTACCACGGCGTGACGCCGGGCGATCCCGCACTCCGGCCCGAGCCGGTCCTGCCCCCGCTGGGCGAGGAAGAGGTGAGCCCCCACCTGGTGAAGGTGGAGCAGGACGAGACGACGGGCCGCCTCAAGGTGAAGGTTCCCCCGCTGGCGGAGCTGAACCGCGCGCCGGCGCGGATCGTGCCGGGTCACGGGGCCTGCCCGGGTTGCGGCATCTTCCCCGCCGTCAACGGCTTCCTGCGGGCCCTCGACGGGGACGTGGTCCTCCTCTTCCAGACCGGCTGCGGCGAGGTGGTCTCCACCCCCTACCCCAGGAGCGCCTACCGGGTCACCTGGGTGCACAACCTCTTCCAGAACGGCGCCGCCACCCTCTCGGGCCTGGTGGAGATGTTCCACGAGCGCCAGCGCCGCGGCGAGATCCCCGCCGACCGCCGGCTCACCTTCGTCATGGTCTCGGGCGACGGCGGCATGGACATCGGCATGGGCTCCGC harbors:
- a CDS encoding 2-oxoacid:acceptor oxidoreductase family protein; amino-acid sequence: MEDSKKAIPPGGFELRLESIGGLGAHLAGKILAEAGVLGAGLDGAHFSSYGSEKKGTPVRSYVRFRRPDRPLRLTEPVEQPDLVAVFHEALFRTQPVLAGLRPDGLLLVNTARPETSIRRETGWSGRLARVDALAIAVEEKTRVNTAMLGAMARLLPFLEPELLRQALRSTFARKHPEVVEPNLRTFDRGYREVEISEPVETADLPPTPEHLLRAGREPRWGYRNAPIGGLILDPGNTVLNDVSAYRTGFLPAFERAKCIDCGLCELACPDFAIVGEDREVRRRLIRAVVGVDYRYCKGCMRCVAVCPTGALVRLREEEGYAAAHRVARFPHLEEVALHGHRQG
- a CDS encoding thiamine pyrophosphate-dependent enzyme, with product MAIGKVDAARRRERVEQRRAFLSGNEAAAEAARQIDFHVMGYFPITPSTEIPENIDAMYAEGEHHIRMIPADGEHGAAGICFGAAVGGGRVLNATSAQGLLFSLEELPVQAGLRLPMVLNLVTRTVSGPLDIHGDHSDLYYTLNTGWLILFARDPQAVYDMNLLAVRLGEHPEVRLPVIVAQDGFFTSHQKRPLHLLPDEAARAFVGEPEDRVGALDPRHPVTVGAYMNEPDQIQNKMQLHLAMEAARRVLPGLWEEYARLTGRRYGFVDAYRTEDAEAVVVLLGSAAETAKDAADALREEGFRVGVLTLDALRPFPAEEIARALAGAGVVLIGDRADSYGSGGGNLAHEVRAALQQAGETPLTLSRIYGLGGRDFTRADARHLFLEALEARRRPGSVPVFDYHGVTPGDPALRPEPVLPPLGEEEVSPHLVKVEQDETTGRLKVKVPPLAELNRAPARIVPGHGACPGCGIFPAVNGFLRALDGDVVLLFQTGCGEVVSTPYPRSAYRVTWVHNLFQNGAATLSGLVEMFHERQRRGEIPADRRLTFVMVSGDGGMDIGMGSAIGAALRGHGMIVLEYDNEGYMNTGSQLSYSTPLGHQTSTSGVGPAEFGKGFQHKDTPQIMAATHIPYVFTGCEAFPQDLAAKAAKAQWYADHGGFVYGKLLSSCPLNWRIGDDAGPAVLKAAVDSCFFPLYEVERGKTTLTYDPEAHGRRIPVEEWLKRMGKSRHLLEEPGRATLRAFADEVERRWRRLKAMHESPWL